The Dermacentor variabilis isolate Ectoservices chromosome 4, ASM5094787v1, whole genome shotgun sequence genome contains the following window.
AAATTGAAATGTAATCAACAGTGAAAACAAGGAAAATATCCAGATAACCCTTTTGTTTAGGATACGGGTTTACTTTGATTTGGTTTtgcctttttattgttgttgttgttgcctcaaaacatggctcttACCCATgagggggattggccacactgaATGGATTGAACCGTGCGCCAGAAACTTAGCAAAGGTGGTAAAAGCGAACGTTCAAAACAAAGCATTTGGCCATTAACTGgttaaatgcgaaagcacccgtgtacttagatttgggtggcacgttaaagaaccccaggtggaccaaatttccggagtcccccactttgGCATTCTGTAGTTGTCATTGTTTCTGATGGCGGGTGACCTTGCTGCGTTTTCTTTACCTTCTTTCTCGATGCCACTTCGCAAACATTCTTTCTGCTTCCGTTGCGAGGAAACTACTATTGAACGTCTTTCAACTTAGAaggcgaaagagaaagaaaatctggGTGCAATAGGCTCGATGGAAGAGCACATGAACGgttgaaacgccggaacggccaTCTACCAGAGCTTCAGTGCCGTTTCGTACGCACGCCACGCATGGGGGCAACTGTCGACGACCttgccattcatcatcatcagcctggctacgcccactgcagggtaaaggcttctcccattcttctccaactaccccggtcatgtgctaattgtggccatattgtccctgcacacttcaacatggccacaattagcacatgaccgggatagttggagaagtatgggagaggcctttgccctgcagtgggcaaaggcctctccattGCCATTGTTAGGAGCCAAcgtgaaagacgacgacgaagacggacGGTTGAGACGTTGCGCAGCCGGTGCGGGGAGGCGTTGGGCGAAGCGGTGTCATGGCCACGTCGGCTGACGGGTAGACCTGTGGCGCCGCCGTCAGGTGTGCGCGTGGCCTCTGCGGCGCGTCCATGTCCAAGACGGCGTCTAAGCCGGCCTTGGCCAAGATCCAGCGGGAGCTGCGCGAGATCAGCCGAGACCCGCCGACCAACTGCTCGGCCGGGCCCGTGGACCCGGGCGACTTGTTCCTCTGGCAGGCCACCATCGTAGGGCCGGACGACTCGCCGTTCGAAAAAGGTAGGCCGAGTGGGAAGCCAGGGGTCGGCGTAGCACGTCTAGAGAACGGACCTTGGGTAGCGCCCTAATGGTGGGCTGTAAAAGCGACGCGAGCTAAAAAAGAGATATACAAGAGGAAGGGGGCACTGCATGTGAGTGCTGTTTTATCTATTTTCTTCATATTAGGCGCCTCATACCACGCGGTTCTATCACTAAGTGCAACTTTTTGTGCTCTTAGCCGGGAACGACGATAGAATGCTGGTACGCTAGTATCAGGGCTCTGTCCAGTGTCGCTTGTCCGTGTTGGTCATACGGTTCAAGAGCGTATGTTATGTGGCGGTATGGTTTAAATGTACACACTACCGAAGCTTCGCCGTCAAACTGCTTTTTGGTGTTTGTGTCTTAAGGAAGTCTGGTCATTCCAACTCGTTGTTTTCGTTTGATGAAATGAGTCCGCGACGCTGTCGTCACTGTATAAGTCTTAAAATACAGAAGCAAACGTGTTTTCAAAAATTAACAAGTTTGCATGCTTGCGGATGCATGGCCGTAACTAGTAGATCCGAGAGGTCACGGAAATATTTGCAGGTTAAAGCTTAAGGCTTCGGATTGTTTCGCATGTTCGCTGGTGGGCATGAAAATTTTGAGATTTTTTTCACCTTACTTATTCGTAAAATTTTTGAACATTCTTTCCCATCTGCCAGAGAAGTTTGATATGAGTCATGCCTTTGCAGAGGTAAAACAAAATCACTGAAATAATCCCACAGTCATCCAACACTCACCTATGGACTCATGCCTTAGGGATACAGACCATGGCAGCATTTCATTGGCCGGCGATATGGACACACATTATGCGGGAGCTCACAGAGCTCTGTAAACGTATACTTTTTCGGCTGTGTACTTGAACGTGTAGAAtaaatttatttatgtatttatttatttatttatttatttatgctgcaGGTCGCGGTTGCGGCCCAAAGCATGTCTTGCATTACAGTCTTCGAAAAGAATGAATAAAGGATATAGTTGCATATTACGTGCAATCAAAGCTGAAATAAGCATTCAGGTGGTCCCGAAAGCTCGTTCAATTTCTGAATATTTTTTATCCTGGACTTGCCCCATTTTTAATCGCAGGAGTTTTCAAGCTTAAAATTCGCTTCCCGGAGGACTACCCTTTCAAGCCGCCCGAGGTGAAGTTCAACACGCGTATCTACCACCCGAACATCAACAACAACGGCTACATCTGCCTGGACATTCTCAAGTCCCACTGGTGCCCGTCTCTGACCATCGCCACGGTGCTGATGTCCATCATGGTGCTCATGTGCGACCCAAATCCTGACGACCCTCTTGTGCCCGAGGTGGCCAACGTGTACAAGACGGACAAAGACGCCTACAATGCCATCGCCAAGGAGTGGACCAGACGATACGCCATGGAATGACACTGCTGATGCTTCCGCCAATCGCGAAgatgcgaggaaaaaaaaattcaagagcaCGACGACTGTCCTCTCCCGTAAACTGTTCTCATCGGGTTAGCGTCACATTGGCTTGACTGTTACTTCAAAGCGGTTTATGCCACGAACGAGACCTACAATTTTATCGCGAAGAGGAAGACGTGTAGTGTATACTGCGGCATGATTCGGCACAGTGGTTCTGTCATTATTCACACTGAAAGACACGACGGAAATTGAAGTGCCTCTCGCTTGCGCCCTCCCCTAGTCACCATACACGTGAACCCCACTTCTCTTTCTTAAAGCCTTTGGTCACATGGCATGGCTAGTAAAATCCGTGCTTCTCCGCACGGAGGCGCTACAGCGCCTGTATGAAGAAGGATAAATAAAGTGATGAGGGTATTTAGCCACTTGTGTCGCTTTAGGTGTTGCTCTTGACGTTTTTGAAACGGCCATGTCGCTGCGCCAACAAAGACGCAATCCCTGTGTTCGGAAGCCAGAGTTACAGAGAAGTGGATGAGTCAATTCGGTGGTATTGCTTTCGGCCATCGCTGCAGTTTTCGTGATATAACTCATTGCGCAGTAAAGTTGAGGCGCAGCCTATAAAAAGCAATATTGCTGCTGCGGGGGTACATATAATTGCCAGTGTCACTACTACGAGATAAAGGATGAATTCACCCGAAGTGAGTGAGTTAGTAAAAActgttgaaaataaataaaatacgggACGATGGTTGCGGCCCCTATTCCAGAGCCTCACTGGCACTAGCGGCACGCTGGGCTTGGTTAAGAAGAGCCAATTGGCTGTCCCtgccctcgtccgcaagccatgcctcctaTTGCCTATTCGTCATTAGTAGATGTTGATGTATTATAGGGCGGCCTATGTGCGGACGCGCCCTGGGGCCCTCCCATGTGGTGTGTTTTTGTGTAGATGTGGGCGTGCACCACGGgtactcgtcagtgaacctcgtggggtgtattcggtgtaggtggtgcaggttggggtatgtattcg
Protein-coding sequences here:
- the LOC142579493 gene encoding ubiquitin-conjugating enzyme E2-17 kDa-like, producing the protein MSKTASKPALAKIQRELREISRDPPTNCSAGPVDPGDLFLWQATIVGPDDSPFEKGVFKLKIRFPEDYPFKPPEVKFNTRIYHPNINNNGYICLDILKSHWCPSLTIATVLMSIMVLMCDPNPDDPLVPEVANVYKTDKDAYNAIAKEWTRRYAME